aaaaaaaaaaaaaaaaaaaaaaaaaaaacaaggaaaaaaacaaggaaaaaaattcaccagTGCGTGTTAATTACCATGGGTCGCTTCTCCCCGCACAAGGTGTGTTCTGAACAATGCGGAACACTTCTCCACGTTTAATTGGCACTCCTCTTGGCATGTTACTCACTACAATTAACCAATTTGGGAGATACACCCTCCCCCTTGGGCCAGATTACTTAGGAGTAACGGCGATGCCCTGTGAAACATAGCACCCTGTCAAACACAGCGCCCGTCAAGCCTGATGTTCTGTTCAACCCCGCGGTGTGCCCGAGGAGCCAGCTAAACCTGGAGGGAATCAGAATTGTGAAGATGGGAAAGGGCTGCAACACATTTGAGCTCTTCATGAATCAGTACGTCGTAAAGTACAAGAACACCAAAGTTTGCTATCTCTGCAAGGTAATTCTCTTTGCGCTCTTCAGCTCGCCTATGGAGAGGCAGCCCATCAATGGCGGCAgagcatatgtacatatatatacgtatgtatatatacatatgtatatacgtatgtatatatgtatatgtatgtacgtatgtatatatgcgtgtgtgtgctttttcccctccccacCTTAACAGAACAAAGTAACCATGAACCACatcgaaaaaatggaagacgTCTGCCCCAAAATGTGGAGGCACTTTCACGGCCTCACCATGCAACCCCAGTGCCCCTTGCAGAGGTactcccccccaaaaaaaaaaaaaggaaaaggaaaacccaCAAATGAACAGCGACATGGAGAACATATCCAACtcgtgtgtatatattatcTCTACGTATGACAGAAAATCATATCGTACAGAAAAACAAGGAATCGTAAAAAGTGTGGATATTCGCTTGTTCGACCTGTCATCTGTCCTCTATATACACACCCCTTACGATTAATTCCGAACTGATGGTTACTTTGCCATACGTTAACCCTTCGCTCGGCTGTGTTACCACTAGTGGGGTGTATATTCCCCCCCGTTTCTTTGTCACACCTCACACATTCACTAAACTACTTCTCCCATCCACCCACGCACATAGTTTTGGACAGGTACTACGTATAAAAGACCTGCGGTTTGAAGAGCTAGAAAAGTACAGGGATGCCCTGCAGCGGAAGTAGCTGGTTGAGCCAAACCAAAAGGGAGAACAAGCGATCGATTGAGAAGACGAGCGGAAGAATAGGCCAAGCTCCCACACAGtggaatgcaaaaaaaaaaaaaaaaaaaaaaaaaaaaaacggggccTTAGTTTTCTTCCAGGCTACATTTATTTACGCCCCATTATTAGACCTCCCCCCCCAAGGGAAGAACCCTTCCTCTCTTtaatccttttcctcctttaactTAAAGCAGAGTGAGGCATATTTCTCCCTGTCACCCCAACTGTGCTTAGCCGTTGCTATCCACCAAACGGGAGGTCCCCCCAAGGGTCCTTCCTCAGATGCATTTCATTCTCCCGGTTTgcatttaaaagaaaaagcgttttttcttttttcttttttttttgtcaactTAGCAAACTATCCACTTCGTACGGGGACATTTAAGAAAGTGTAAGAATTTCAAATATGTTCATGTAGGTCCGATTAGAATCAAGCGATGGGAGGCACGCACAGAATGGGACCACCACAAGAGTGATGACCGTGATGGTAGAGCATTTGGATACTCTTTTTAACAACCCCTTCCGCCTTCTCAATCCAAGGGTGGGGAATCTTATCACTTCGAATTAGAATCAACCCGGGGGGGTGTTCTTTTGGTCTTTTCTCTGGATGTCTCTTATGAACCTCTCCCTACTGTTTATCACTTATGTGTATGATGGGTGCTCATGGCGTTCTGCTCATCTGTCTCACCTCACTGTTGATTTGTTCGTCACCTCCTTGAAGAGAATCCCCTTAGCCGACTAGAAAGTATGACACACCTCTTTAAATACACAGAGCAAGATTTACTTATCttccaagggggggaagcaGCTTGGGATTTTCCACTTCGTCTCAAAACGCAAACGTATGGACTATTCTAGTTAAATGGGGAAAgtgtactttttctttttttttttttttttttttttgctcttttttttttttttaatggagaaaatataaacacaAGCAGTGTGCAATTTTTATGCGTAGTGTGCTTTTTGCGAacacgagaaaaaaaaaaaaaaaaaaaaaaagaggaaagacgaatgagaagaaaaaaggaacgcgTCAAACTTATGCACGCACCAATGACACTCTCTCACCTTATTAAAGTGTTAATGCGCGAAATGTGCAAGAGTGAGCATATGGAAGGGTAAGTTATCTTTCCGCCtgttcctccctttttctctcccctaAGGCTAACACGGGTAGACTCACCTCGTTAAATCGAAACGGTTAGCAGGACTTCCCATGTTTGCAGAGTACCTTCGCAGGGGGAAGCGTACCTTTGAGCGCGCTGGAACAAAGTAGTGAGCTGATCCCCTCAGGGTAAACACCACAAATCCACCTACGCGGGAAATCTAATCCAGACGGGATTATAGATTCCCACATTTCCAGTATTATCTTCACCGCAAGCCCTTTCACTCCTTCTCTCAACTCTCCAGTCATATGTCTAttctccttaccccctagTATGAACCCATTTTCAGCTcaagacaagaaaaaaaaaaaaaaaaaaaaaaaaattaataacaaTGAATAACAATGAATAACGGTGAACATGAGAAGAGATCCGACTCTATGGATGAGTACAAATGGGTCCAGGCAGAAATGGGCGAGACGAGTAGCACAGCCAAAAACATCTGCTTCGCTTCCTCGTCGAAAGAGGCACAAGAGGATGTGTGCATATCTAACCGAACGACGGAAAATGACAACGATAAGGAGGAACTACCGGGTGAGTACTTTTCCTCATCGGATGGGTCCGCAAGGGAATGTTACGGTGGGGCGGATGAAAGGGGTTCCGACCCTATGGTCTGCAGTCCTAATGGACAGGACAACCTTGCCCTGTCAAACAACCTAGCTGCTCCCCACTTTAGTAGCTACTCAGATCCCACCCTTGACCGACCTCCCCAcggtgaacaaaaaaatagtggAGTAGTCAAAATATGCATCAGCAGCGCCAGCGGAATGGGTGGAGAGTCCTTCCCTAATGGCCCTGAGGGGGAGGGCTCCCCGCAGTGTTACGACGAGAAGATGTTGTCCCCGGTTTATAAGGGAGAGGGGAACCACACCACCAATCAGCACACAAGGGAATGCTCTGCGAACGACGCAAAAATGAACGCAGTGAACGAACTTATGCGAAACATAAGACAATTCAACCACTCCATGCAGTCCATATCGTCCACCAGTGATACGCTCTTTCAACAGAACCTCTCCAAAATGTATTCAGAACTTGCATCTACTAAAAATTTAGAATCCCTCAGTGGGTTCTATGAAGAACTTCCCCCTAGTGGACCTATATCAAAGGAAGTTCAACAGAAACAAATGCATGACTTACCAACAGGGAAAGAAGCAGACACCGCTGTCAACATTTATCAAAACATCTACAACGATTGCAAAAACCAAACTAGCTGTGCTGACGAAAGGGAAAGACAAGACACACTCAACGACATGGAAGAGCAGTGGAAAGAACAACGTGAGAAGGATACTCCAGGAAACAAATACTCCATGGGTGAAATCAGTCCCTTACATCTGTCAAAGAAGGACTCCAATGGTATTTCATCGAATCAGTGGgaacaaatgaagaggagCTTCTGTGatattgaaaataatttaatgcACCTCAGTAGGGCCACCATGGGTCCTACTGTGATGGGTTCTGCCATGATGGACACTATACGGTTAGAGGCGGATGGGGCATACCGAGCGTTTACCGGAGGGGTCAGCTCTCCCACCACACCAAACCTTTCATACGAGACGATCgacatggaaaaatggaactcCTCTAACGAGTTCTTCCCCACAATGGACTACACGGTTGTTCAATCGAGGCATATAAACCTGGACATCGCAGGTTCCCCCAAGGAAGTTCCGTTAAGCATCGCCTCCCCCAAAGTGATCCCCCCAAGTGTGGCCTCACCCAAGGCGGCTCCGCTACGTGTGCCTTCCCCTAGGGCGAAGCTGACCAAACTAAACCTCGGGAAAGCTAACAATCTGCAAGGTCATCTGTTCGccaaggaggaggaagatccCGTCAAAATGGAACCTGTCAAAATGGAACCTGTCAAAATGGAACCTGTCAAAATGGAACCTGTCAAAGTGGAACCTGTTAAAGTGGATCCCGTCAAAGTGGAGTTCAGCAAAAGCCAGAGCACGATGCCCAAAATCAAATCTCCCAGAAACGTTGCCAGGGGTACTTCCAACAAAACCATAGTGAGTGCACCAAAAATTGTAAAGCTAAAAAGTAAAGCACCAAACGAGACGGCGAAGACACCAAAGATGATGAAGCGGAACAGCGACGGATGTGGCAGTGCTGGTGGGGTCAAACCAGAGGGAAAAGCTACCACAACTCCGACCTCTGCAGTTATTAGTACCAATACATCCTCCGTCACATCTGCAAACCATGGGGCGGTCTCCAACGTATCACATCCAAATGCTGGGTCCCCAACACACCAAACCATCCCCACATGTGCAACAAAACAGAccaataaaaatgaaaaaggcgGCTCTACAGAAAAGGATGTAACGTACAACATGAACGTGGTTATCAGGTGCAGACCAATGAGTGCTAGCGAAAAGAACGAAGgcgcaaaaaatgtaataaaaa
The Plasmodium knowlesi strain H genome assembly, chromosome: 2 DNA segment above includes these coding regions:
- a CDS encoding kinesin-8B, putative; this encodes MNNGEHEKRSDSMDEYKWVQAEMGETSSTAKNICFASSSKEAQEDVCISNRTTENDNDKEELPGEYFSSSDGSARECYGGADERGSDPMVCSPNGQDNLALSNNLAAPHFSSYSDPTLDRPPHGEQKNSGVVKICISSASGMGGESFPNGPEGEGSPQCYDEKMLSPVYKGEGNHTTNQHTRECSANDAKMNAVNELMRNIRQFNHSMQSISSTSDTLFQQNLSKMYSELASTKNLESLSGFYEELPPSGPISKEVQQKQMHDLPTGKEADTAVNIYQNIYNDCKNQTSCADERERQDTLNDMEEQWKEQREKDTPGNKYSMGEISPLHLSKKDSNGISSNQWEQMKRSFCDIENNLMHLSRATMGPTVMGSAMMDTIRLEADGAYRAFTGGVSSPTTPNLSYETIDMEKWNSSNEFFPTMDYTVVQSRHINLDIAGSPKEVPLSIASPKVIPPSVASPKAAPLRVPSPRAKLTKLNLGKANNLQGHLFAKEEEDPVKMEPVKMEPVKMEPVKMEPVKVEPVKVDPVKVEFSKSQSTMPKIKSPRNVARGTSNKTIVSAPKIVKLKSKAPNETAKTPKMMKRNSDGCGSAGGVKPEGKATTTPTSAVISTNTSSVTSANHGAVSNVSHPNAGSPTHQTIPTCATKQTNKNEKGGSTEKDVTYNMNVVIRCRPMSASEKNEGAKNVIKILDNKMIVLLDPSDNSDNVLRQNRSREKKYVFDYVFDETSSQEDVYKNSVKCLIDAVIAGYNSTVFAYGATGAGKTHTIIGHKNEPGIMNMILRDLFDRIKKMEVMNEYKVKCSFIEIYNENICDLLNPSDEYLDVREDPIKGVTVSNIFEVCTTSVEEIMELIHTGNKNRTQEPTDANKTSSRSHGVLQVIVEETEKGQGIYQQTKRGKLCVIDLAGSERASQTNNKGMRLLEGANINRSLLALGNVINALVSRSKGTSKSNFIPFRDSKLTRLLKDSLGGNCKTVMIANVSPSHLSYEDTHNTLKYANRAKNIKNVVTSNVVVVKQHLTMYIDVIEKLKSEIEFLKEQLHEKGKMNDYISSTSTNFDYYDQLKEYERNCSREELLNIISTLKRENQRLRMGEGVDATDVTGATDAIDVTDVIDATDAADVADMRGADDPVGNAGQMHLHHDEEITKHQQELSDLRAVNEKLFVDNKRFHEKLQEYMQISHNLRVLNEEYKRQIDGFKAMMHNSDANHVEIKKKLDDLRKKYEQLKENTEDKENDDVFDKWKKELTKVLDERKKIKSVILSVERRLITNKEVGAGTFSEAELRGLYQKKSKMDEELQRNILQTNELLKELPLQIKDEKTKNFLFLFYTNKVLLQEKEELQEFFELSSTIISQKEKQISSLKDQLKMTDACPPLKM